Proteins encoded together in one Leptidea sinapis chromosome 45, ilLepSina1.1, whole genome shotgun sequence window:
- the LOC126977469 gene encoding uncharacterized protein LOC126977469 isoform X2 — MSSMSSTKDARSCQSISNNEFLLLEKTCEALKDSDEEIKLLFNEINKLSNNKDLGIENEDDIELILKRAEDIAHETKNLLKSPISNSYKGETIPEIKVFTPDEGQAIKEVSATHVHKKFC; from the coding sequence ATGTCTTCTATGTCTAGTACTAAAGATGCAAGATCGTGTCAATCTATTAGTAACAATGAGTTTCTTTTATTAGAAAAGACCTGTGAGGCACTTAAGGATAGCGACGAAGAAATTAAGCTTTTATTTAACGAAATAAATAAGTTGTCTAACAACAAGGACCTTGGAATTGAAAATGAGGATGATATAGAATTGATTTTGAAGAGAGCAGAGGATATTGCTCATGAAACGAAGAATCTGCTTAAGAGTCCAATATCAAATTCTTATAAAGGAGAAACTATTCcagaaataaaagtatttacgCCAGATGAAGGACAAGCTATTAAAGAAGTATCTGCGACACATGTGCACAAAAAG